The Punica granatum isolate Tunisia-2019 chromosome 4, ASM765513v2, whole genome shotgun sequence sequence tcatcatcacaaGCTCCTCCTTCCAGCTTCTCTCCCTGTTCctgcaagaaaaaacaaaaacacagACCAGCACATTCTTCTCTTCATCCCAGAACCATCTCACTCCTTCTCCTGGTATGCATCAGCCACGGCGGTTCATACAGCTCTCCTCATTCCTCAGTTGCTGTCCGTGGTTCCCGAGCCCCCGGCTCCAGCACTGCTGCTCCGTTTCCATCTGCAGCCGCTGGTCCGAGCCCTTGCCGAGCTGAGCGGCTGCCTGGCCGCTATCCTTCCTCCTCGAGACATAAAACAGTGGCTGTTGCAGCTCCTTCCCGAGCTCCCTGAGCTCACGACTGCTTTGCTCTCTCATTTGCTATGTGTTGCTATTCGCCTCGAGCTTTCCAGCCCGCAGCAGAGCTTGCCTCCTTCCATACCAAGTTGAGTCCCGCCTTGGTTCCCCTCTTTCcgttttccttttatttgctTGCATTACTATTGTACTCCTCACTTTCTTTTGGCTTTTCCTTGCAGTTGAGTCCCGCTCGAGCCCCCGCCGAGCACCATGGATGTCATCTAGCCCCTCCTCGTGTTTGTGGAGCCGAGTTGGAGCACCGACTTCCTTCGATGTGGCTGCAGCTTTTGCTGTCATCCTGCTGCCCCTCTCCTTGCGGCCGTAGTGTCCTTGGACAGCCCATTCCGGCGCCTACTCACGGACAAGTCAAAGCCTCACATGGTTCGTCCCGACACTTGCTTGGGAAAGGTATAATATCCGATGTTAGTGGCATGACTAGGCCTCtattcttttgtttagttCAATGGTTGCATGAATGACAATAATGGGTGAATGTTTTGGTTGATAACAAAAGAACCggtttaattataaaagtcGACTCTTTAAAATCAAGATGTGTGTGGGGTGAATCGACTCGAACATGAACTTGTTTTAAAGAATTGGACTTAAAACAAGTTGCTTGAAATGTGAATGAACTGTTACGAATTCGGATTCCATGTGCATTTGGACTTAAGGGATAAAACTTGCCAGAAAAAACTTTAAACCGGCCTAATCAAATCCACTCGGGCATAAAACCGACAAATTAGATTTTGTTGTGATTGTGTATGCCGTGTTCATGTGCTTCACGATGTTTTGatgcattttttattaaaaccTCACACAAACtggtttaatcatgtaaaaTCGTTTAAAATTTGGACGACCCTTCAATGGCCGGATCGACGACTCGAAACCCACAAATTTATAGCATTTgacaaattttaattaactcgataattccacaaacgaggGAATCGAGACGTTTCACTTGgctaaataaatcactcgGCTTTTTTACATAAATTGCATGTACCGGtcaataatctgtaatcgtgTCGACAGTTTAAGAACTGTTGGCTATGTCCTTTTAAAACTCATGATTTAAAAAGTACCGAGACACATGTCACGCAGAGCATAGATATCTAGACAGTACTCGTGTACATTGACTTGAGTTTGGGCCCGGTTTGAGGCGGTTCAAGTCGAGGTGCAcaagtcctctttagaccacTTTCAGGCGGAGCGACCATTTTCTTGGTTCTCTCGATGCTCTCATGACCCCGATAGACTCAAGGGATCGGTGGACACCGGCTACTGACTTTCGATAATCTGTGTCACGTGATCTCGACTTTCTACATGCACATTGCACATTTTTCCAgttcaagggcatgaccaCCGGTTTTTGATCCGCCGACACCCTAAACATTATAATGACCAAAACATACCGAATAAGGAAAGGGACGAGCGCCTATCAAGGTGCGATTGCCGCTCGTACACCCTCCCTTTTCTATCTGTATGTTTATGTCACCCTAGTGTAGATTGGTACGAGTGGGGATGGCCGGTGAAAGGTTGTCCAGTCCCACATGGGTCATGTGCAATGATCTTGGCACCCTCGTGTTGTTTCATGCCCCAATTTCCCtaagtttgtgtttagaacgggtcaaaatacaaaaacaaattaatctcaaacccggcttaatcaaacatgggcaagtAGTTAAGCAGAAGTTTAGGTTTCGAGTTTCAGGTGAGAACACACTCTTGTCATAATCTGTTAAGCCCTCACTGTTATCaaacaaaacaatttaaaGTTAACTCATaaattcgagacttgactacagataTCATGTTTGTTGGGTCCTTTAAAGTACTGTTGAATACTACTTACCCTCCCAGGGCAGTCTATGACCGATGCAGATCGAATACATCGTCTGATTTGTCTGTTTAGGATaggaacttttttttttcggttacaataggAGACTCATGGCCTAGTACAAGGAAATGGAaaggaaatctaaataaaggagCACAGGTATTCCCACTAATGAGAATCGAAACCGGAACCTCTAGGTTACCAGGTGAGGGTGTTAGCACTGCACTACACCCCCTTTCTCAGGATAGGAACTTGTTTGTCAAGCAACTCTATTCATATATTCTTAATCACGTAAATCTGGCGATAATACAcaatttgttaattttcttCTATCTTGATCTGCTTTTCACctgttttgtttgttttcatGCAGTTTGAGCCCGCACCCATAAGATACGAtgcacatggggtccaacgtcCCTTTACTGTCAaccacggggtccaacgccacCACACACCGAGCGTGCGCGACCTAAGTGCAATATGGGGTCTCACCTTGAGTCACTGTCTCGACCCGTTTAGTATCTATGCGAATGATGACCCGGGTCAGGACAAGTGAAGCATGGTTAAATAATCACTTGGGAGCTCGaccggtcccatggctatctTGAGGACCATTCTGTCATCTTGAAATCCGTCGGTTTGGTCGGACCTGATCTCCGACCCTCACGAGCCTACATGGctttaatttcggtttcgATCATTTAAACTACACGGTGAGTATGCGTGGAATAATGGTCGAGCACGAATCGATCGGAATTCAATcgttgtaatttatatttttatttatttgagagaacagtgtaaagattattttgtatatttattcatgtaagaatctcgGTCGGTGAGTGAAAGGTCCGAATGCTGAATCGGTCGAATCGATCTACTTACCTAGGGACGAGTAAACCCAATGCTTCACGGTTTCGATTCGCGCGGGATGTCGACCATCACAGTCTGATGAACCGTTACCCAatgatagcgaaccgattccttgatGTACGGGCCTACTTTTCTCTCGGGCTCTAAGTCTGAATCGACTGTTATCTtcaaatttacggtgtcaaaacgggtaaaACGAGTGCAACCTAATCAtgcattaaataaataaatgtggCAAGCCCTAGGCAAATAGAGTACCAATACGGCGTGCGAAATATAGGCCCCGCACATAACAAAACCCcccaaatttgaaattttcggttctgcaagaccaatgccttagcaaattAAGTGTATCACATACCCCTAGAGCCCGGGTAACTCACCGACCCTCGATTTTTGCGTCGTAAACAAGTAGTGGCGACTTAGTCTCACTCGtatccgtcacgcgtccccacgggaagatggacactcccaagtcgtGCGATCAGTCGCATGCATGCAGatcccgacgagacgaaattttGGTTCGCACAATTATATATGCTAATATCTTTAggaattataattaattcatatattactaCCATATTCGATAATTGGAAGTAAAGTAGTGGTGtaactttttcaaaattattatttttctaattcgataaaaaattagtaattataagttttgaagataattttgtaatcatcacatttacgCATAAGcttcaaaaatatattaaaataaaaataaaaatatttcatgtacaaatatgtttatataaaataatcataTTTATGCATAAGTTTTGAGGAtacattaaaattaaaatatctcatgtcaaatatatttgtacatatatattcaaattattaacattttttatttataaaaatcttaatttatatgcaattagtaatttaatatttatagatGCTGATCATATTTATGCATAAGTTTCAAggatatattaaaatgaaaatattctatattcaaatatatttatacatatatattaaaattaatgagcatttttatttatcaattcTAAATTTATATGAATTTACTAATTTAGTCCCATTTAATCCTAATTGtataatatttacaattatGTCATTATTTATTCcactatataaattatttatatatttaccgTCATAATCATATAGTATTTTGACATTTACCTTTTTAACCCTATTTATTGGGTGGGgtataactttatatatatattgagcatttttatttataagttcttaatttatatgcatttactaGTTTAGTCCTGTTATTTATAAATCCTAATTGtataatatttacaattataCCATTATTTAttgcactatatatattatatatatgtttatcgTTTTAACCTTATAGTATTTTGACATTTACCTTTCTAACCCTAGTCTTCATTCATCCATGCGTTGCACGAGTAATTTTTCTATGGAGATTTGTTAAACCTTTTGCTTtagatgtgattataattacttttttctcggtggagaatttttatgtttcACTACAAGAAACACCTTATCAGAGACAAATAATGAGAGgcaattataatattagtttCTTCAATTCTCATTACGAGACAAATACAATATATGTCTTTATGTGAATTTTATTTGCCTCTAAAAGCatctaaattaatattttaccaAATTACAAATCTAGACCATAATTATTAgttacaaataaatattttacctCAAAAGAATAACTTTTAGAAACGTATTAGTTGGCGCATATAGAAAATTTGTcactaaatatttttttagaatgcAAAAGACTTAATTGCTTCTAAATCCAATTTTATTTGCCCCTAATATATAGTTTTAGAGGTAAATTACAATTTTCTCTAAATCTAATTTTCATTTGTCTCAAACTTACGAAATTTTACCTACAGAATAAGTAGataaaaaagttgaaagtttgattgattatttttacctaaaataaataatttattcaatatGAATTAAAGGAATTCAAATTACTCTCAACATaagttgaaaatatattttatttacttatggATGTGAATCACATTATGCAGATTTTGAATTAAATAGAAGGgcaaattagaaaaaaaaatctaaattttgtgaAACGTCTctgttttgtcataaattttattttgtaacaaaaaaaccataagtttttaTAATCGTCTCATATTTGGCATCCGTTACTATTCTGTTAAGATTTCCGTCTATTTGCCTACGTGGACTTTATGAGACCCACAAATTTGCACATCATTTGATCatgttctcttttctttacaaaaataacttAAGTTTTCATAAATGTATCAGTTTTGCtctagattttgatttgtaatttaaaaaaaatacatgttagCACCCCGTTTTGGTCAACTGGCTCCATCgctttaattatgtaaatattataCTGTGAAGTATATGTGAAATATTCGATATACAATGAATATatactaaaatattttatatgcaatTAAAAGATGACATACAAATCTTATATTATaggaataaattttttttgcataTGCCGTTTGATAGAAGTGTTATATATGTTTACATtacagtaatatatatatacactgaAATCTATACATACAATCTTCattatagaaatatatatatttacaatatatatcatatattgagA is a genomic window containing:
- the LOC116203132 gene encoding uncharacterized protein LOC116203132 → MALFISSSSLHTLTTITAHIQGPLLSSLLSLFCRRSLSFFFGDSSCFSLAAINSSPSHLHRLHHHHKLLLPASLPVPARKNKNTDQHILLFIPEPSHSFSWYASATAVHTALLIPQLLSVVPEPPAPALLLRFHLQPLVRALAELSGCLAAILPPRDIKQWLLQLLPELPELTTALLSHLLCVAIRLELSSPQQSLPPSIPIESRSSPRRAPWMSSSPSSCLWSRVGAPTSFDVAAAFAVILLPLSLRP